In the genome of Botrytis cinerea B05.10 chromosome 5, complete sequence, one region contains:
- the Bcvps30 gene encoding Bcvps30, whose product MYCQKCRTSLKLDSSLEDLNPAAFDLLVGAASQNQSKNIPPSRPAYPQDRKQLYDRVSKHAGPPTFKRTISAPRRHESNLSDTMRSGTNNPAMSFVMLTESQVVPPSVAKSPDATTPNKSNQDDLSGGDAAGEGGKAMSREMERVSRLFEILTAKSDIDHPICVECTEMLVDGLQKRLEAATRERDAYVGFLKQVNAEVPTEEEVKEANDLLAKVQAEEVAAIEELKKIEAETAAVNEENAQLEEEARALDIEEEKFWSDRNEFAMKLSEFQNIRDSINLQYDHDSQLLDKLQRTNVYNDTFCISHDGKFGTINGLRLGRLSSVPVDWPEINAAWGHALLLLATVAGRLNFKFDGYELQPMGSTSRIIRFDYPSPSASRSSSQRVNPPKPPKRSILELHSSGDMPLGLTFMHRKFDIAMEAFLECMRQLGAFVEQETARNSETGKGLKLPYKIEGEKIGEISIKLGIAQDDAWSKACKYTLTCCKFLLAHASNVNTTRRSI is encoded by the exons ATGTATTGTCAAAAGTGTCGGACATCATTGAAACTTGATAGCTCTTTGGAGGATCTGAACCCGGCAGCATTTGATTTGCTAGTTG GTGCTGCCTCACAAAACCAATCCAAAAACATCCCCCCTTCACGGCCAGCATATCCTCAAGACCGAAAGCAACTATATGATCGTGTCTCGAAGCATGCCGGTCCACCAACTTTTAAGCGGACAATCTCCGCACCCCGTCGGCATGAATCTAATCTATCAGATACGATGAGAAGTGGCACGAACAATCCAGCCATGTCTTTTGTCATGCTGACAGAATCACAAGTCGTACCGCCATCAGTTGCCAAATCACCAGATGCTACAACCccaaataaatcaaatcaggATGACTTATCTGGTGGCGATGCAGCAGGTGAGGGGGGTAAAGCAATGTCGCGAGAAATGGAGCGGGTATCAAGACTTTTCGAGATTCTTACAGCGAAATCTGATATTGATCATCCTATTTGTGTTGAATGTACAGAGATGCTTGTCGATGGATTACAAAAACGATTAGAAGCTGCGACTCGAGAAAGGGATGCGTATGTTGGTTTCTTGAAGCAGGTCAACGCCGAAGTACCAACAGAGGAGGAGGTGAAGGAAGCCAACGACCTCCTTGCAAAGGTACAAGCAGAAGAAGTCGCGGCAATAGAGGAATTAAAGAAAATCGAAGCGGAAACTGCTGCGGTAAACGAAGAAAATGCACAGCTGGAAGAAGAGGCTAGAGCTCTTGAtatcgaggaagaaaaattCTGGAGTGATCGAAATGAGTTTGCAATGAAGCTCTCGGAGTTTCAAAACATACGGGATAGCATCAATCTCCAATATGATCATGATTCACAGCTATTGGATAAACTACAAAGAACGAATGTCTATAACGATACATTCTGTATAAGCCACGACGGAAAGTTTGGTACAATAAATGGCCTACGACTCGGACGACTCTCAAGTGTGCCAGTTGATTGGCCGGAGATTAATGCGGCATGGGGACACGCATTACTCCTTCTAGCTACCGTTGCTGGGCGTCTCAACTTCAAATTTGATGGGTACGAGCTTCAACCTATGGGTTCTACTTCTCGAATAATACGTTTTGATTATCCCTCGCCGTCTGCAAGTCGCTCCAGCTCACAACGGGTTAATCCACCCAAGCCACCCAAGAGATCAATTCTTGAACTTCATTCATCTGGTGATATGCCCCTTGGCCTTACATTCATGCATCGTAAATTTGATATAGCTATGGAAGCATTCCTTGAATGTATGCGTCAATTAGGCGCATTTGTTGAGCAGGAAACTGCCAGGAACTCTGAAACTGGAAAGGGTCTTAAATTACCATACAAAATCGAAGGGGAGAAGATAGGTGAAATTAGTATTAAACTGGGAATAGCACAGGATGATGCGTGGAGTAAAGCGTGCAAGTACACTCTCACATGCTGCAAATTCTTGTTAGCTCACGCCAGTAATGTTAATACTACGAGGAGGAGTATATAA